One region of Triticum aestivum cultivar Chinese Spring chromosome 6B, IWGSC CS RefSeq v2.1, whole genome shotgun sequence genomic DNA includes:
- the LOC123134523 gene encoding putative laccase-9 has translation MPISKKIHLVWSLCVAFTFAVAAAAAPAQGSGSGRVRRHYDFFIREANYTRLCIEKTILTVNGEFPGPTIFARKGDVVLVSVHNQGDQNVTIHWHGVDQPRNPWSDGPAYITQCPIQSGNTFTYRIIFSEEEGTLWWHAHSDFDRATVHGAIVIHPRRGAAYPFPKPHREIPIILGEWWNRDVGQMLAEALGSGGDFQPSDANTINGQPGDLFPCSSDTTFKLPVEHGNTYMLRIINAALTNEFFFAIAGHRLTVVGTDAAYTKPFTVDHVFIGTGQTKTVLLNADRGRSNHTRYYMVARPYATNPLARFDNSTTTAVLEYIDAPQATAMSDIPVLPAINDSTAAEAYSVQLKSLASEEHPVDVPRHVDEHMLITITVNEIPCTPGELCKGPRNNSLAASLNNISFEMPSTAILGAYYSSVLLGVAKTNFPDNPAVAFNYTSDDLPLDLRFTARDTRVKVLVYGTVVEVVFQDTAILGSESHPMHLHGYSFYVVGRGSGNFDRHKDPATYDLDDPPYQNTVSVPKAGWAAIRFRAANPGVWFMHCHFERHMVWGMETVFIVKNGKTEEAKIMPPPPNMPKC, from the exons ATGCCAATCAGCAAGAAGATACATTTAGTTTGGTCACTATGTGTGGCTTTCACGTTTGCCGTTGCGGCAGCTGCTGCCCCTGCTCAAGGTTCTGGTTCAGGCAGGGTGCGCCGCCACTACGATTTCTTC ATAAGGGAGGCCAACTACACCAGGCTCTGCATCGAGAAGACCATCCTCACCGTCAACGGCGAGTTCCCCGGCCCGACCATCTTCGCGCGCAAGGGCGACGTCGTCCTCGTCAGCGTCCACAACCAAGGCGACCAAAATGTCACCATCCACTG GCACGGCGTGGACCAGCCGCGGAACCCGTGGTCGGACGGGCCTGCGTACATAACGCAATGCCCCATCCAGTCCGGCAACACATTCACCTACCGGATCatcttctccgaggaggagggCACGCTGTGGTGGCACGCGCACAGCGACTTCGACCGCGCCACCGTGCACGGCGCCATCGTCATCCACCCCAGGCGCGGGGCCGCCTACCCCTTCCCGAAGCCGCACCGGGAGATACCCATCATCCTAG GGGAGTGGTGGAACCGCGATGTCGGGCAAATGCTCGCTGAAGCCCTTGGCAGCGGCGGCGACTTCCAGCCATCGGACGCCAACACCATCAACGGCCAGCCCGGCGACCTGTTCCCGTGCTCCAGTGACACCACCTTCAAGCTGCCCGTCGAGCATGGCAACACCTACATGCTCCGCATCATCAATGCAGCGCTCACCAACGAGTTCTTCTTCGCCATCGCCGGGCACCGCCTCACGGTGGTCGGCACCGACGCCGCCTACACCAAGCCGTTCACAGTCGATCACGTCTTCATCGGGACGGGCCAGACGAAGACCGTGCTGCTCAACGCTGACCGTGGCCGCTCGAACCACACGAGGTACTACATGGTGGCGAGGCCGTACGCGACCAACCCGCTCGCCCGTTTCGACAACAGCACAACCACCGCCGTCCTAGAGTACATTGACGCGCCGCAGGCCACGGCGATGTCGGACATCCCCGTCCTGCCGGCCATCAACGACAGCACGGCGGCGGAGGCATACTCGGTGCAGCTCAAGTCCCTCGCCAGCGAGGAGCATCCGGTGGACGTGCCCCGGCACGTCGACGAGCACATGCTCATAACCATCACGGTCAACGAGATCCCCTGCACGCCCGGCGAGCTGTGCAAGGGCCCCCGCAACAACAGCCTCGCGGCGAGCCTCAACAACATCAGCTTCGAGATGCCCAGCACGGCCATCCTCGGAGCCTACTACAGCTCGGTGCTACTGGGCGTCGCGAAGACAAACTTCCCCGACAACCCGGCGGTGGCTTTCAACTACACCTCAGACGACCTCCCTCTAGACCTCAGGTTCACGGCGCGCGACACGAGGGTGAAGGTGCTGGTGTACGGCACCGTGGTGGAGGTGGTGTTCCAGGACACAGCCATCCTCGGCAGTGAGAGCCACCCCATGCACCTACACGGGTACAGCTTCTACGTGGTCGGGAGAGGGTCTGGTAACTTTGACAGGCACAAGGACCCGGCCACGTACGACTTGGACGACCCACCGTACCAGAACACGGTCTCCGTGCCCAAGGCTGGTTGGGCCGCAATCCGCTTCCGGGCGGCGAATCCAG GTGTATGGTTCATGCATTGCCATTTTGAGCGACACATGGTGTGGGGGATGGAGACCGTGTTTATTGTGAAGAACGGCAAGACAGAAGAAGCTAAGATCATGCCACCACCTCCAAATATGCCAAAGTGCTGA